From the genome of Medicago truncatula cultivar Jemalong A17 chromosome 2, MtrunA17r5.0-ANR, whole genome shotgun sequence:
GTAGtaagaaagaaacaaatgtAATGTCTAAAACCGAAATACTtaggttttcttttttttgcgTTAACCCTTCGATTACATGAGAAAGGGGCTCCGATAATCTAGAATTCGGCCATGAGGTAAGGATAACATGACCAAGAATTGTTTCAGCTACGAATTGAACTTGGGAACAATTCGTCCTTGATGAAGTTCATTGCTTGGTTAACGAAATACTTAGTTTTGGTGTAGAATGTTTCCATCCGATAACTTTCATTTATAATGTTATtatttataatgaaaaacttaattttGGTGTAGAATGTTGCTTGGTGAACGAAAtactaatatatttataatgttaaactttttataatattatttaaatcttCTAATTAAAAATTAGTTGAATGTCATTGTAATAAAAACAATATCGCTACAAAATCCGCCAACAAAGAAGACGACTATGGAATTTCTCCTTGTTaaagcaaaaaacaaaataaatttaaacctaCCTAAAAAAAACGTACAAAACAGTAGCaatctaaacaaaaaataaaagaaacaaaaacatctAGCATTCCGAATCCGAGATTGATCTGGAGATAAAAACCGAACATAAATGCCATGGAGCAGACCACGATCCAGATCCGGAGAGTGGAGAGGCTGACGGCCTTGACGCTGATGAGTAGCTTGAGTGCCCAGGGGATGTAAGTGGAGACCAAAAAGCAGTGCATGGAGTAGCGTTAAGTAAGAGGATCATTGATGGTGAAGGGGTTGATTCGCGCGATACGACCGTGGAATAAAGCCTCAATGTGACTGCTTTTGATGGTTGAGTCCATTTCTTGAGTGGGAATGTGGAAGAAGGTGAGCATGAGTTTAGGGTAGCATGAAATAACGTAGAGAGAAGAAATATAAAAGagaaacataacaaaaacaGTGATGACGTGTGGAACCACACCAAGATGATGAGCGAGTTTGAGATCAAAAGCAGCACTGGACACAAATACTATGAAGGAGATGACGGTCCAGAATCGGAGTGTGAAGAGGCTCATGTCTTTGATGATCTTGACTTTCAAGGGGATgatgagaaaaagaaataagatgAAAGGGTAAACTTTCAAATATACAAGGAAAGttttgttgttgtagttgttgatgttgatgttgatgttgaaggCATAGGTGAATGAGATACAGTCTAAGGCGATGGATAAAgcaatgagagagaaaaaatagttCACTGAAATCATAGCTTCAAGGTACATGCTTCTTGTTGCCATAACCATTGCttgagtttttgaggaagaagatgatgggTCAAGAGAATATATCATAGTACTGTGTTTTCACATGATTACATGAATACCGTTCGATCTAATTAAAAGAAGAGGATCGATGACATGGACAAGTATTCAATGGCTTAGATTGtatgtttgtatttttgtgttttcctttccatatttgaatttaaattccatttatttatatctttaataatgtctatttttaaaaactaaaaaaaattgctacCTAAACAAGTTGTCGAGGGATAGCACTTgtgtgacatagagttgggtgacattggtgacattgaccaatcacaatgttgcaatgcttgtgaaagagagagaaacacaaacattgtgacattgtgattggctAATGTTACCAATATCATCCAATTTATATCACACAAGTGTTATCCGTTGTGAAGATCtttgaaactaaaaaatttaaattacgCTGCAACTCAAAACTAGAAATTCCAATTTCAAGTTAATTCCaatcaattttataaacaaaatcaattttagctCAGTTGTGATGATAGAAGATGAGGTGTTGTTGTTAGGGGTTTCAACGAGTGtgatggtttttttttggaatggtTTTAGCTTAACTTTTGGTGTATGTTGCTTTTTGGTGTTAATTTGGTTTTGGAGGATTGTTTTTAATTGGTGTTTAAGATGTCATGTGTATGTATTTTCATTTGGATGTTACGCCTATATACGATGCTTTTGTAACTTCTGTCTGACCGGTCGTTGTTCGTCATATATAGTgacttaattattaataaattttgttgttaaaaaaaaaaaatcaatttaactcGAGCTACCATTAAAACCAATTTTACACCtccaaaaataataatggtTGCTCCAAACATTCACCATGCTGATGAATAATATCTCAAAGGATTAATCTTTAGCTTCCAGTCAGAGGATACCTGgagcaaccaaaacaaattttaaaagtaaagGGATGCTGATCTAAACTAAAGCAAAACAAGATATCCTaatcaatataaaattatttctatattGAGGAAATTAGAAAACcataaattaagtttatttcacgagtttatcataaaaaaaaattaaaaaaaaaaactcaaatcaaaattaaatttcaatttcaaccttttatttataaaataacatttttatgatttatttagcaTTTCTATTCCCATTGATGGAGTGTTTCTCCTTTGATCATGTTGACGCAAACACTTGGTCTCTTTGATCGCTTGTATCACTGGTTTAGGGATAGCGATGACTTTCCATGAACACAGACATTATAATATTTGTTCTTGTCTTGTTAGATAAATATGATATACGTGTATGCTTCATATTTGCACGAGTATATATCCTTTAAACGGGTAATCTGCATATTTTGAGATACATGcaaataattgtatatattcATACATAACaacttttgttaaaagaaaaatgaatttctatgatttttatttctaataataaaCTATTACCTAgaatttcttcaaattcttttaaaGCCACagaaaatattaacacataaaaattatatacatttcACTCtaaatttaacaacaaaatttctaatcaaaacaaaatatattcaatCGGTCAATTGGTGAGGACCGTGGGTGGAGGATTTACATGGAAGGAGGATATACAATGTGAAATGAAGATGGAatgaaaaaatagaatgaaGAAATACCCCAATTAGTTGTAACTCAGAATCATTGCAACTCATTTTGAATTTAATGAATTGAGCTTCTTTTCACTCATTACAACTGCTTCTAATTACATGATAGGTGCAACAAATAACAACGACTTCAACAAAAAAGAACTCTCACTTCCAGTTCTTTAAGCAACTCTAAAAAGCCATTTCTGCTTGGTACGACATCATTTTCCACGACTGTGTAAAATCTAAATACGTAGGTAACTTCTGCTATGTCATCGAATACAACTTCTGCTTaatgtaatttgaaaaaataaaataaatgcttAAATAATGGAGTTCAATGTCAAGCATTCATGAGATACTTTCAAATTTTAGCAATCACACCATCCCTTGTATAGTAGGGTTCCTGTCTATTAAGACTTCGAGTCCCTATCCCTATGCTATCTTGATCAAAACCATTGTTCCAACAATATTCAACTATTCATACTCCATTCATGCaagtaaaaaaacaacataaccTGTATAGTTTATTTAGCATTAACGGAAATATAATGCCCATTCCAACTTTGTACTTTAAGGACTTCAATTGGAATGGAAACCCTTCCTCTGGTTGGACACAACATACTTGGTAGCTCTCTCTCTTCAACCTTGTTCTTTGTGTGAGCTTGGTGAAAGAAATAAACATCTACATTGTTGCTGCAGAAGACAAAGAAACTTACTGTTCAAATCAATGTAGCCTAtgataatttaaaagaaatatggCATTTTTCAGACAACCATTTACATTCAAAAGGGACCACATAGCAATTTTCGGAAGCACATGAACTATATTGGGCGGCACTAGCAGCTCATAGTAAAATTCCTAGCTTTAAGACATAAATATATCCAATTGCTAATAGATTTGTTTCACTTCTAGACCATACGTTATGTTACTTCACCTTAAAGGTATATATATCCCTTTTATTTGAAGACACTTGTTGAGCAAGCATGAGCTCCATATACTACTATAGAACTTATCATATAACCAACCTCAAAGAAagtatatcatcatcatcatcatcatgtcCATACTCTTTCAGTAAAGAGTcaatcaaacaaacaacaagcTTGGTCAATAAAGATTATACACCACTCCTCCAAACATGTAGAAAAAAATTTGATCTAAAACAGCAAttaaatctgaaaaaaaaatgaaaataaaactcATAATTTGGTCCATGAAAAGAATACATACTGATTTAGTGCCATAGTAGGGCACATACAAAAGATAAATACAGCAATTCAAATAACTTGGTTGAGGtcaactaaatattttcaaatcataTATGCCTTAAATCAAATGAAACATAGcaattattgttttctttatgtttcCTTATTTATCCAACTAAAAGTGCTTATAACATCTTACATGCAACATCtgaaaaatgatattgaaaACAGAAGCTTCTTTCTGCCTTAAAGGTCAGATACTTAGATAAATCTCTCCTTTACAGGGtaaaaaaataggcttaattgcatgtttggtcgcttttgtttattttaagttttgagttggtcccttatgttttaaaagttttaagtttGTCCAAAATGTTAATCATATTGGAATAAGTTAGTCCCTTCCATCACTTGGCCGTTTAGAGATTTGGGCTGAGAATATGAGTgttggaattttttatttttggaataaaAGAGGGCTGAAGCCGAAAAACGAGTGTTGGAATTTAACTTACttacaaaattagttttaaaacattttttaattttttttgttttattaaactcaatattatgtGGCGGAAGGGACTAACTTATTCCAAAATGAGTAACGTTttggaccaacttgaaactctcAAAACAAAAGACaccaacttaaaacttttaaaacataagggacctacttgaaacctaaaataaacgtAAGGGGCTAAACATGCAACTAagccaaaaaaatatacatgtgCATAAACAAAATAGGACGTAAAACATTGGTTTAATAAAGGTCACATATTAGAAAGAGGTTGAAGGTTTAAATAACCGTTAACTTGCACCTGTAAAATACTCTACAAGCTTATACAAGTCCAGTTTGTGCATGAGAAAATATGCGAAAGTGGTTATATAAAAGAGTTCCTTAAAGTTAAATAGTCTTGAAAATAAGTTCTTGAAGTGATTTTTGTTCAGTGAATGATGTAGTCCTATAAAATACAGGACATGGACAGCATACTACATACCCATGGCAGTTAATCAAAATAATACCTATGAACTATGATATTTAAACCTGAGTCTAACACTGTGACAAGGGACGGAGATCTGAGGACAAAGACGATTGAACCAGTTATGACCATAAGAGCTCACAGAGGAGACAACGGAGGCTTAACGCAGTGACAAGGGACAGATATGCAAAGCCATAGAGGTTGTGTTGAGGGTGAATGTAGcaatcaaattcaaacaaaaaaaataacttatggcTCAGAACTTGGTTAACCGTAgccggtaaagaaataaaataaaaggttggTGTGGCTTCAAATGAGAGGTTGTGTTATAAAGAGTGTTTTGAGGGTGTGACCCTAGCATTCCTCATCCCTTTTATTTGCATACACTTATCAAGCAAGTAGGAGCTCCATGATACTACTATAGAACTTATCATTCAACCTCAAGGAAAGTATATCATCATCATGTCCCCATACTCCTTCAGCAAAGAGTATATGATATTTAAACCTGAGTATACCGTATCTATATCAAAATAATACCTATGAACTAATGATATTTAAACCTGAGTCTACCATATCCATATCAGTAGGCCCAAAGGTAAAAATAACAAGAAGCAAAAAGTCAAGTGCTATGTAAGGAAAGACTATGGCTTCAATGTAGTGTTTTGAATAATTGCAGTTGACATCATTATTAAAATTCCAAccattataatattaatattgagTTTTGGGAGCCTTCACAATTGTACCGCAAACATTAGTACAGGTGCATTTGTCCACAATTATCTGCAGTTTTGGTATTTGCAAAGCAACTACATGCAATGCAACTAGAACCTAAAATAAGTTTGAATTCAGTAACCTAATCCGGTATAGCTTAACTTATACCGTAGATTTTTCGGACCAAGTAACAAGGAAGGAGAAATGACTACATCGCAAAATAGAAGAATTATGTTCccataaattaaagaaaatttcaacttttgaatATTGGTATTAGATTCAGACTAAGATGCATAacgattttgaaaaaatatcaatgaaaaCATAACCAACAACGAAACAAGTTAGCTAAACCAGCTACAATCACAGTCTGTAACAAAAAGTATTAAAATCGAATACCGAACAAGATAACAAATTATGGCTAAAATACCTGAAAATCTAATCATGATGTGCATGTTTTGTCCATGGTGTAAGCAAGATTGAGTTTTTCCTCATACAACTTTAATAGATAAGAAGACTCCTTAATACCCTTTATACACGTATCAAGAAACAGCTTCTCAGACACTACAAATGGACAAGTTAAGCTTGCATTCTTTTTTCGCAAACCTTTCTTCAGAAGATATTGCAATACAGAGGCCCTTGGAAGGACCCTCTTTTCAAAACTTAAAGAAAAAACTGATGGTCCTTTGGCAAGGGCAAGTGCATCCCAACCCAACTGATTGACCCAAAAGTTCATCACtagattaattttatcaatggATGTTAACATACAATGAGGTTGCCTTCTAAATGCTTGTAGAACATCTTCAGCAGACCAACCCCACTTCTTAAAGGCATCGACTTTCTCTTCCCACAATGTTTTCTTTACAGATAGTTTGGCTAGCAACGCTACACCAAAGGTTGATTTTGAAGGAGTAAAACCCAAATCCTTTAATTCCTCCACCAATTTCAGCATGTCACGTGTCGGTGTCTGAAATGCCCTACTCCTTACGCAAAGCATTCTTTTAATGTTTAAGTCGGCCACTCCATTGGCAATCAGCAATCTAATGTTAGATACCACACGAGCGTCTCCAAAGAAAGATGGATTGCGAATAACACAATCAATAATGACCTTGTCTGATTGCAAGAATCTATAAATCAATTGATAGGCTTGGATAATTTTATTATCAAGGCTTGCTTTCAGGATGTTGGGGTTCTTAGTGATAATGTTAACAATGTCAGATGTAGAAGCACCtttggagagaaaaaattgaaactttggcAAAACCCTTTTAGAAGGGTTGCAGGAAAGCAGCCATGGTTCCTTTGAAATGGTATGACGTAGTTGGGAATCTGAGAAACCATAGTTTCTAAAGAAGGTGAGAACAGAGTCAGGTTTTTGGGCATTCTTGAAAGTAACATTGTAAGTGGAGGAAAGTTTGGAAGCAGATTGTGGGTCAAAGCCAAAATTGTTGATGAGGTAGGAGACAGCAAAAGAGGTTGAATCTGAAGTGTTGGTGCAAAAATGGAGAGGAAAGGGTAATGGGCAATGGTGGAAaagagggttagggtttagaaGGGTTGTTCTGTGTCGCCATAGTATATTCTTAAACATGATGATGATAAATATTACTACTAGATtattatagatagatagattgtCAATTGAGTTTAACGAAAgcttctaataaaaaataaaaaacatgaatgaAAATATAACCTGTGTTGGGTAGGGAACATAATAATGGTCCCAAAATTATGTTTCCACTTCCTGCTTTCGCAACAGGATGACGAGAGAAAGACGAAGGAGGGACTACTTGTATTTTCGTTGGTAATTCTATGTCCGTGCAACTGCCGAGATTAATCCTTCAATTATTGTAGGACTCAAATGGACGGCAAAGTCGTTTTAACGTTGCTGCATGCCCAAAATTGAATTCGAACTCAGAATCTTGGGTAACCTAAAAGATATCTCATTTGGGCGCTCTTGTGTATGAGTTGTAGTTTTAGAAAATACActctttttttacataaaaagacttgtaatattttgataatgataatgtttCGAATACATGTTGAAATTTCATCAAAGATATGAGAATTAACTAAAGATGTGACCATACATTCTAAAGTATGAACAACCTCATTAGATCACCCCTAATGATGAGATTTTCCTCGATAATAATATCAATATGTATATATGAGGTACTGTCAtcgagaaagaaaaatgattacTTATATTATAGAGAAGAGATGTTTTACGTTTTACGAAGTCATCTCATTTCGTAGAACCTacactttttaatattaaaaatgtaatGATACAGAGTTAACTACTACGGGTGGTCGCTAACCATCACCAACTACTACTCTAACCATCACCAGCACCACCTACCACTACTCTAACCATCACCACCACCTAAAAATACCACCATTGAACCCCACTCCAACAATCTGTGATAACCACCATGGTCACCCTCTGACCACCACTCCCACCAATGCGCCCACTTGTCTGTCAACCACCACAACATTATCCCATGAAGATCATCATAGTGACTATCAAATAGAAATGAGATTCCACTTTTGGACAAGTTCGAAGTACATGGTGGCAAAGACACTAAGGCTATGTTTGGTAAAGAAAACATTGAATATCTGATAAGTTAGTGTATAGCGAATGAACTAGTTTATTAAATTTGCAGTGTTTAGTAAAACGAACGGTTGaacaaacttataaatatgaaatgacataaaattatatatttagttaatgtttattttttttcaattaagattgcAGAggttaaattgaaataaataatgataagctataaactttaaaatatagCTTATTCAGAAACCGCTACAAGCTAGTAAAAATATGGTAGACTCGTGAGAAAATGGCAGTTACCAAACGGATCTTTTTTAGTCAAATAAGGTTATAAgacaagctataagctcaaaattatgTCTTTACCAAACATTTCAAAGAAATGAACTAATTAGAAAAGGGGGAGTAGtaaatagagaaataaaattaGAGGATTTTGGCTGATATTTGAGAacagaaattaaaattgaattatattGTGATTCAATGGTAAGAAGCGTCAATACATGAAAATTAACACACAAATGCAATAACCATCTTATACCATTAGGCAGAGTGGTCTAACTCTAAAGCTTAAACAATCGAGTTCAATGTTAAGCATGCACATAAATGATACATCCAAATTTTGGCAATGGCAATATCCCTCATACAGTTGGGTGTCTGCCTATGAGAAATTCAGAATCTGAAAGAATCATAATTTGTGAACAAACAGCACTTCCGAGTCCCACTTCCTATGTTATCTTGATCAAAACCATCCTTTCAGAATAAAATATTGATGCTCCATGTACGTGAAAACAAACATGACATTTATAGTTTAAGTTagcattaacataaataaaaagttttgttCCAACTATGTACTTTTCAGTTTCAGGGGTTGGTAAGTTTGAAATTAGAACCCTCTTCATTATGCTGGCTTGGACTTAGTTGGTATTGGAACATATCACATGGCTGGACACAACATACTTGGTAGCACTCTCTCTCCGACCAAGTTCTTTTTGTGAGCTTGGTGAAAGAAATAAACATCTACATTGTTGCTGACTTCTTGCTGCATAAGACAAAGGAACGTGCGATTGAAATCTATGTAGCCTCTGATGCatagttttgaaaaatttggCACTTCTCAGACACAATTATTTCAAATCAATAAGGAAAACATAGGAATTTTCGGAAGTACATGGGCAGCACTAGCAGCTTGCAGTAAAAACATGAATACATCCATCATTTTAAACTCGGTTTCGCGTGGTAAAATGAACTCGAACACTAATTTGAAATCGAACGGTTCATATTTGTAACAACGTCCTGTTATAAGTGCAGAAAATCCAATTCCAGCATATTAATTTTGTGAGTCAATGTTGATTCTagaaatattctaaaaataaaagagttttcTAATTTAaccataatatttataaaatgagAAACTAATTTTTAAAAGTGGGTGCTTGGATCCACATTGTGATAGCTTGGCTTGCGCATTTAGGTCCTTTTCATCGCTAAAACAAACGTATTGTTGGTCTCTTCGGCTTTGCCAATCAATATAATGAATATAATGTTGGGTGGTAGTTAGTACACTATATGGTTCTTTCATCTAATTTTCCTTGTATCACAAATGGAAACCACAACACAATAGACTCGACTGCAAAAACTACAATCGCAACTGTAAAGAAGAAACAAGCACATCAGAAACATAATTATGCAGAATCGTACAAACCAGAATATTAAGCACAAGACAATAGCACAGAAAACAGATCACGTGCATCCAGAAACATAGGGTTCAGAATGCGTTTATGCAGAAACAGCTCGAAACCAGTATTTGCAGAATCACAAACAGAATACAACAGTACTGAAACACACTGCAACATAAATGTGATTATGCAGAAAACacagaaaagaaaattatgcaGAGAAAATTACTAGAAGTTATAGAATCTACCCTAAATTTCTCATCTTCCCTATAAACAACAAGTtgtaaagaaaggaaaaaaaaaaccaaaatcattCAGAAGAGTTACTTATAAATATAAACCACAAGCCTTTCTCAGGAAATTGTGTGAACCTACAATGACTTTAAATTGACAATTAGAATAGTAAGACATAAGAAAAGATAAACTCCACAAATTCAATAACTCAGTAATTTAAATCTTATTTTCCTTAAATTAGATGAAACATATATATTCCTATTTTCTTTATCTGTATCCTTTTCAATCAAAAGCACTCCACGCATCTCATCTGCAACAtctgaaaatgattttgatgcATAGAACGAACCAAATTTCTTCATATTGCTTAAATAAGACAAAATCTTCTTCCATTATAGGTGATTTTCATGAGAAAAATATTTCCTTTCAATGTGAACAAAAtgtaataacataaacaaaataggAGTTAAGCTATTAGTTTACTTCTTAATAGCACTAAAGGCCAGCAACTTGTAAGAGGTCCAGAGGTTAACTTCTGATTACATGCATCCAGAAATTACTCAACCAGGTTATCCATGTCCAGGTCACAAGACAATATTAAAAAGTAGTTAAGGAAATTAAAGTACCTCACCACAAGAAATTACATCAATATTGATGTATGACAGGTCTTCACAATTGCACAGCTACCATAATTATCGCCATACTTGTCTATGATTATTTAGACATTTAGTATTTGCAAAGAAATCACAATTAAACTACAACTTAAAACCACTTTAAGTCCAAACACATATTCTCGTATATAGATGAAAATA
Proteins encoded in this window:
- the LOC25488149 gene encoding uncharacterized protein, yielding MFKNILWRHRTTLLNPNPLFHHCPLPFPLHFCTNTSDSTSFAVSYLINNFGFDPQSASKLSSTYNVTFKNAQKPDSVLTFFRNYGFSDSQLRHTISKEPWLLSCNPSKRVLPKFQFFLSKGASTSDIVNIITKNPNILKASLDNKIIQAYQLIYRFLQSDKVIIDCVIRNPSFFGDARVVSNIRLLIANGVADLNIKRMLCVRSRAFQTPTRDMLKLVEELKDLGFTPSKSTFGVALLAKLSVKKTLWEEKVDAFKKWGWSAEDVLQAFRRQPHCMLTSIDKINLVMNFWVNQLGWDALALAKGPSVFSLSFEKRVLPRASVLQYLLKKGLRKKNASLTCPFVVSEKLFLDTCIKGIKESSYLLKLYEEKLNLAYTMDKTCTS